One window of the Carassius auratus strain Wakin chromosome 20, ASM336829v1, whole genome shotgun sequence genome contains the following:
- the LOC113037808 gene encoding trace amine-associated receptor 13c-like, which translates to MDLSSQEYDPTQFCFPAMNNSCLKGTHHVYTQTVVYLVLVSAMTVTIVGNLVVIISIAHFKQLQTPTNILVMSLALADLLLGLLVMPFSMIRSVDGCWYYGDAFCLLHSSFDLFLTSVSILHLVCIAFDRHQAVCYPLKYPTRITIPIAWVMVMISWTMIAVYSYGLLYSKANEEGLEEYIESIYCIGHCSLFFSKLWSVLDTLITFFLPCSVMIGLYVRIFVVAKKHVRTISEANQHDNENLFKSSRRSERKAAKTLGVVVGAFIICWLPFFINSVMDPYINFSTPLALFEVFVWLGYINSTINPIIYGFFYPWFRKTLSLIVTRRIFEPNSSDINVFTV; encoded by the coding sequence ATGGATTTATCATCACAAGAATACGATCCCACTCAGTTTTGTTTTCCTGCAATGAACAACTCTTGTTTAAAAGGGACACATCATGTTTACACACAGACTGTGGTGTATCTTGTATTGGTGTCTGCAATGACTGTGACCATTGTAGGAAATTTGGTGGTCATCATTTCCATTGCGCACTTCAAACAGCTCCAGACTCCCACTAACATCCTTGTGATGTCTCTGGCTCTAGCAGATCTGCTGCTTGGACTGTTGGTCATGCCTTTCAGTATGATTCGTTCTGTGGATGGCTGCTGGTATTATGGAGATGCCTTCTGTTTGCTGCACTCCTCTTTTGACTTGTTTCTCACATCAGTGTCTATTTTGCATCTTGTTTGTATTGCTTTTGATCGACATCAGGCTGTTTGTTATCCACTTAAGTATCCTACAAGAATAACCATACCTATTGCATGGGTCATGGTGATGATAAGCTGGACTATGATTGCAGTCTATTCATATGGTCTGCTGTACTCAAAAGCTAATGAAGAAGGACTGGAGGAATATATAGAATCAATATATTGTATAGGACATTGCAGTCTGTTTTTCAGTAAATTATGGTCTGTTTTAGACAcgttaataacttttttcttaccTTGTTCCGTCATGATTGGATTGTATGTTAGGATTTTCGTAGTTGCAAAAAAGCATGTAAGAACAATCAGTGAGGCAAACCAGCATGATAATGAGAATCTGTTTAAAAGCTCTCGTCGATCTGAACGAAAAGCAGCAAAAACTCTTGGTGTGGTCGTTGGTGCTTTTATCATTTGCTGGTTGCCATTTTTTATAAACTCTGTGATGGATCCTTACATCAACTTTTCTACCCCACTTGCTCTCTTTGAAGTGTTTGTCTGGTTAGGCTACATTAACTCCACCATAAACCCCATCATATATGGCTTTTTCTACCCATGGTTTAGGAAAACCCTTTCTCTCATTGTAACAAGGAGAATTTTTGAACCAAACTCATCTGATATCAATGTTTTCACTGTTTGA
- the LOC113037895 gene encoding uncharacterized protein LOC113037895, translated as MEMDTDEPDSESLLQTDIEGEKDKNEAVKNKDKDKPESQCQKQDSKELTRRSERPHMPTEKMLAYQKDECCKKEKRLNTLYEQWKIEARKARQSLKTDITDKQLAEMADSIEDKNNNILKLFSDIREHVTPTADLRRKIDACEAVTNDIIKIVLERMAFVDGEFDAERERGRLRELLAHSYARSIYGSSASKTSVSSHSRSSSATSKRADAAAELAAKEAEYKMMQTERQQKEKIRTLEEQLRRELETQKFELERLQVEKDIEVARARIKSYDEEIKQETRSQSIPNDHQGQRNEMLHHCSVVQSTPLSEVSHLAQAVQDSIAINRLPIPEPSVFNGDPIQFVDWKASFMSLIDRKGISAADKLYYLKKYVSGSAHKYLEGTFYRNDEEAYKDAWNKLNQRYGQPFVIQRAFREKLSKWPRISSKDAEGLRTFSDFLNACLQAIPHVKGLEILNDCEENQKLVQKLPDWAASRWNRQVTTSLMDGKEFPSFQDFVKFMSTEAEIVCNPITSLHALHSRESPHERRISNETKRNKAIVFKTQTTENSDKQTMAKGQLKTSCMLCQDDSHPLCKCPEFMVKSLKDRRSYVKDNKLCFGCMKPGHCAKDCRHRHTCDVCKLRHPTCLHDYNYENNGNRKQPTVSMEHARESEITDAISLNITRQGRSVITSMIVPVWVSSIKNPSNEQLVYALLDTQSDTTFIDEEVSNTLQVDSQPIKLKLTTMIGDSMIIKSKRVSDLRVRGYNSSVHINLPPVYTKECIPVNRDHIPTQETAKNWSHLKVITDEMSPLLSCEVGLLIGYNCHRVLAPRQVILGKDDEPYAILTDLGWSVVGCSTPGINGSTSVSLCHRIATKEIPALTPMDAIRVLESDFKDVTADEKTISQDDIVFLDKLKEGIKKNAQGHYEMPLPFKQRPYLPDNRELAKVRLNHLNKKFCRNEKYKTDYIAYMNDIIERGDVETVNDDGTVGEKWYIPHHGIYHPKKPDKLRVVFDCSAKFKGTSLNEHLLPGPDMINNLTGVLVRFRRHPIAVICDIEKMFHQFHVQENDRDYLRFLWWKNGDTNSALQDYRMKVHLFGAVSSPGCANYGLRYLASEHSQSYPLAAQFILRDFYVDDGVTSVETVEKAIQLAKEARELCIKGSLRLHKFVSNDNTVLQSIPASERAVNFETKDLTFNDMPLERALGIHWNIQSDSFQFHIPLKGQPTTRRGILSTVASIYDPLGFVAPYVLNGKRILQEMCRQGTGWDDPLSLALSPWWEKWQNDFVNLEKVDISRCYVPADFGKIVKTEIHHFSDASTCGYGQCSYLRVINEKDEIHCTFLIGKARVTPVKITTIPSHHGPTTTRKVHKRRHLREKEMETGAVPY; from the exons ATGGAAATGGATACGGACGAACCGGATTCTGAAAGCCTGCTTCAGACGGATATTGAAGGTGAAAAGGATAAAAATGAAGCAGTTAAAAATAAGGATAAAGATAAACCTGAATCTCAGTGTCAAAAGCAAGACAGTAAAGAACTCACTCGACGTTCAGAACGTCCGCATATGCCCACGGAGAAAATGCTTGCTTATCAGAAAGATGAATGctgtaagaaagaaaaaagattaaacaCTTTGTATGAGCAATGGAAGATAGAAGCTCGTAAAGCAAGACAGAGCTTAAAAACGGACATAACTGATAAACAGCTGGCTGAAATGGCTGACTCTATTgaggacaaaaataataatattttgaaactcTTCAGTGACATAAGGGAACATGTTACACCTACTGCAGATTTAAGACGTAAAATTGATGCATGTGAAGCTGTGACCAATGACATAATCAAAATAGTGCTTGAAAGAATGGCATTTGTAGATGGCGAATTTGATGCAGAAAGAGAAAGGGGCAGGCTGCGTGAACTTTTAGCACATAGTTATGCTCGCTCTATATATGGTTCCAGTGCTTCAAAAACAAGTGTCAGTAGCCATTCCAGATCCTCTAGTGCAACAAGCAAACGTGCAGATGCTGCAGCAGAACTGGCTGCAAAAGAGGCTGAATATAAGATGATGCAAACAGAAAGgcaacaaaaggaaaaaataagaactttagAAGAGCAACTCAGAAGAGAGTTAGAAACTCAAAAGTTTGAACTGGAACGGCTGCAGGTGGAAAAGGATATAGAGGTTGCTCGAGCCAGAATAAAATCCtatgatgaagaaataaaacaagagaCAAGAAGTCAGTCAATACCGAATGATCATCAAGGGCAGAGAAATGAAATGTTACATCATTGCAGTGTTGTTCAGTCAACACCTCTCAGTGAAGTGTCCCATCTTGCTCAGGCAGTTCAGGACAGCATAGCCATCAACAGGTTACCCATACCCGAGCCTTCAGTGTTCAATGGAGACCCAATTCAGTTTGTGGACTGGAAAGCCTCATTTATGTCACTTATAGATAGAAAAGGCATCTCTGCAGCTGATAAACtctattatttgaaaaagtatgtCAGTGGCTCAGCACACAAATATCTTGAAGGCACCTTTTATCGTAATGATGAAGAAGCGTACAAAGATGCTTGGAACAAGCTTAACCAAAGATACGGGCAGCCATTTGTCATTCAAAGAGCATTCCGTGAAAAGCTGTCAAAGTGGCCaagaatatcatccaaagatgCAGAAGGCCTGAGAACATTTTCAGACTTCTTAAATGCCTGCCTGCAAGCCATACCTCATGTTAAAGGCCTGGAAATATTAAACGACTGTGAAGAGAATCAAAAGCTGGTACAGAAACTTCCTGACTGGGCAGCCTCCAGGTGGAACCGCCAAGTCACAACATCACTTATGGATGGCAAGGAATTTCCAAGCTTTCAAGACTTTGTAAAATTCATGTCAACTGAAGCAGAAATAGTGTGTAATCCTATCACTTCTCTACATGCTCTTCATTCACGCGAGTCACCTCATGAGAGAAGAATCTCAAATGAAACCAAAAGAAACAAGGCGATTgtcttcaaaacacaaacaacagaaaacagtGACAAACAGACAATGGCTAAAGGACAGTTAAAAACATCATGCATGTTGTGTCAAGATGACAGCCATCCACTCTGTAAGTGCCCAGAATTCATGGTAAAGTCTCTGAAAGACAGAAGGTCCTATGTCAAAGACAACAAACTCTGTTTTGGGTGTATGAAACCAGGTCACTGTGCTAAGGATTGTCGGCATCGCCACACATGTGATGTATGCAAACTGCGACATCCCACATGTCTTCATGACTACAACTATGAGAATAACGGAAACAGAAAGCAACCAACGGTAAGCATGGAGCATGCACGTGAGAGTGAGATTACAGATGCCATATCGCTTAATATCACAAGACAAGGTCGTTCAGTCATTACATCCATGATTGTACCTGTGTGGGTGTCGTCCATCAAAAATCCATCCAATGAACAGCTTGTCTATGCTTTGTTAGACACTCAGAGTGACACCACTTTCATTGATGAAGAAGTGAGTAATACACTGCAAGTGGATTCTCAGCCAATAAAACTCAAACTTACCACCATGATAGGAGATAGTAtgataattaaaagtaaaagagTGTCTGATCTTCGTGTGAGAGGGTACAATTCATCAGTACATATCAATCTGCCTCCAGTATACACCAAGGAGTGTATTCCTGTCAATCGTGATCACATACCAACGCAGGAAACGGCAAAGAACTGGAGTCACTTGAAGGTAATCACAGACGAAATGTCACCTCTTCTCAGCTGTGAAGTAGGTTTACTTATTGGCTACAACTGCCACAGAGTGCTAGCTCCCAGGCAAGTTATACTAGGAAAAGATGATGAACCTTATGCTATTCTAACTGACTTAGGATGGAGTGTTGTGGGCTGCTCCACACCAGGTATCAACGGATCAACATCAGTCAGTCTGTGTCACAGAATAGCCACAAAGGAGATTCCAGCTTTGACACCTATGGATGCCATCCGTGTACTCGAGTCGGACTTTAAGGATGTCACAGCAGATGAAAAGACAATTTCTCAGGATGATATTGTGTTCCTAGACAAACTCAAAGAAGGTATAAAGAAAAATGCTCAAGGACATTATGAAATGCCTCTTCCGTTCAAACAACGGCCATACTTACCTGATAACAGAGAGCTTGCCAAGGTCAGACTCAATCATTTGAACAAGAAATTCTGTAGAAACGAGAAATATAAGACAGACTACATTGCTTACATGAATGACATCATTGAAAGAGGTGATGTAGAAACAGTGAATGATGATGGAACTGTTGGCGAAAAGTGGTACATACCTCATCATGGCATCTACCATCCAAAAAAGCCAGACAAGCTACGTGTCGTTTTTGATTGTTCCGCAAAATTCAAAGGCACAAGTCTCAACGAACATTTGTTACCAGGACCAGACATGATAAACAATCTCACCGGAGTCCTTGTTAGGTTCAGAAGGCATCCTATAGCTGTAATATGTGACATCGAAAAAATGTTTCACCAGTTTCATGTCCAGGAAAATGACCGAGATTACCTGCGCTTCTTATGGTGGAAAAACGGAGACACAAATTCAGCGCTTCAAGATTATCGGATGAAAGTGCATCTTTTCGGCGCGGTTTCTTCGCCTGGCTGCGCAAACTATGGACTAAGATATCTAGCCAGTGAGCATAGTCAATCATACCCATTAGCCGCTCAGTTCATCTTAAGAGACTTCTATGTTGATGATGGAGTCACAAGTGTAGAGACGGTGGAAAAGGCCATTCAGCTGGCAAAGGAAGCACGGGAGTTGTGCATAAAGGGAAGTCTTCGACTTCACAAGTTTGTGTCAAATGACAACACTGTTCTGCAGAGCATACCAGCATCAGAACGTGCTGTAAACTTTGAAACAAAGGATCTTACCTTCAATGACATGCCACTTGAAAGAGCGCTGGGAATTCATTGGAACATACAGAGTGATAGCTTCCAATTCCATATCCCACTAAAAGGTCAACCTACAACACGTCGTGGCATATTGTCAACGGTTGCCTCCATATATGATCCTTTGGGCTTTGTAGCTCCCTATGTTCTCAATGGTAAGAGGATCCTACAAGAAATGTGTCGCCAGGGTACAGGCTGGGATGATCCACTTTCCCTTGCTCTTAGCCCATGGTGGGAGAAATGGCAGAATGACTTTGTCAATCTGGAAAAGGTGGACATATCACGATGCTATGTGCCTGCTGATTTCGGTAAAATTGTAAAAACGGAAATACATCATTTCTCTGATGCAAGTACCTGTGGTTATGGTCAGTGTTCTTATCTGAGAGTAATCAATGAGAAGGATGAGATTCATTGCACTTTCCTCATTGGCAAAGCCCGGGTTACTCCTGTAAAGATTACTACAATTCCAAG CCACCACGGTCCTACCACCACCAGGAAAGTTCATAAGAGAAGACATCTACGGGAGAAAGAGATGGAGACAGGTGCAGTACCTTACTGA
- the LOC113037809 gene encoding trace amine-associated receptor 13c-like, with protein sequence MDLSSQEYDPTQLCFPAVNNSCLKGTHHVYTQTVVYLVLVSAMTVTILGNSVVIISIAHFKQLQTPTNILVMSLALADLLLGLLVMPFSMIRSVDGCWYYGDAFCLLHSSFDLFLASVSILHLVCIAIDRHQAVCYPLQYPTRITIPIAWVMVMISWTMIAVYSYGLLYSKANEEGLEEYIESINCIGHCSLFFSKLWSVLDTLITFFFPCSVMIGLYVRIFVVAKKHVRTISEANQHDNENLFKSSRRSERKAAKTLGVVVGAFIICWLPFFINSVMDPYINFSTPLALFEVFVWLGYINSTINPIIYGFFYPWFRKTLSLIVTRRILEPNSSDINVFTV encoded by the coding sequence ATGGATTTATCATCACAAGAATACGATCCCACTCAGCTTTGTTTTCCTGCAGTGAACAACTCTTGTTTAAAAGGAACACATCATGTTTACACACAGACTGTGGTGTATCTTGTATTGGTGTCTGCGATGACTGTGACCATTCTAGGAAATTCGGTGGTCATCATTTCCATTGCGCACTTCAAACAGCTCCAGACTCCCACTAACATCCTGGTGATGTCTCTGGCTCTAGCAGATCTGCTGCTTGGACTGTTGGTCATGCCTTTCAGTATGATCCGTTCTGTGGATGGCTGCTGGTATTATGGAGATGCCTTCTGTTTGCTGCACTCCTCTTTTGACTTGTTTCTCGCATCAGTGTCTATTTTGCATCTTGTTTGTATTGCTATTGATCGACATCAGGCTGTTTGTTATCCACTTCAGTATCCTACAAGAATAACCATACCTATTGCATGGGTCATGGTGATGATAAGCTGGACTATGATTGCAGTCTATTCATATGGTCTGCTGTACTCAAAAGCTAATGAGGAAGGACTGGAGGAATATATAGAATCAATAAATTGTATAGGACATTGCAGTCTGTTTTTCAGTAAATTATGGTCTGTTTTAGACacattaataacttttttctttcctTGTTCCGTCATGATTGGATTGTATGTTAGGATTTTCGTAGTTGCAAAAAAGCATGTAAGAACAATCAGTGAGGCAAACCAGCATGATAATGAGAATCTGTTTAAAAGCTCTCGACGATCTGAACGAAAAGCAGCAAAAACTCTTGGTGTGGTCGTTGGTGCTTTTATCATTTGCTGGTTGCCATTTTTTATAAACTCTGTGATGGATCCTTACATCAACTTTTCTACCCCACTTGCTCTCTTTGAAGTGTTTGTCTGGTTAGGCTACATTAACTCCACCATAAACCCCATCATATATGGCTTTTTCTACCCATGGTTTAGGAAAACCCTTTCTCTCATTGTAACGAGGAGAATTTTAGAACCAAACTCATCTGATATCAATGTATTCACAGTTTGA
- the LOC113037806 gene encoding trace amine-associated receptor 13c-like, with translation MDLSSQEYNPTQFCFPEVNNSCLKGTHHVYTQTVVYLVLVSAMTVTILGNSVVIISIAHFKQLQTPTNILVMSLALVDLLLGLLVMPFSMIRSVDGCWYYGDAFCLLHSSFDLFLTSVSILHLVCIAFDRHQAVCYPLQYPTRITIPIAWVMVMISWTMIAVYSYGLLYSKANEEGLEEYIESIYCIGHCSLFFSKLWSVLDTLITFFFPCSVMIGLYVRIFVVAKKHVRTISEANQHDNENLFKTSRRSERKAAKTLGVVVGAFIICWLPFFINFVIDSFISFYTPLALFEVFVWLGYINSTINPIIYGFFYPWFRKTLALIVTRRIFEPNSSDINVFSV, from the coding sequence ATGGATTTATCATCACAAGAATACAATCCCACTCAGTTTTGTTTTCCTGAAGTGAACAACTCTTGTCTAAAAGGGACACATCATGTTTACACACAGACTGTGGTGTATCTTGTATTGGTGTCTGCAATGACTGTGACCATTCTAGGAAATTCGGTGGTCATCATTTCCATTGCGCACTTCAAACAGCTCCAGACTCCCACTAACATCCTTGTGATGTCTCTGGCTCTAGTAGATCTGCTGCTTGGACTGTTGGTCATGCCTTTCAGTATGATCCGTTCTGTGGATGGCTGCTGGTATTATGGAGATGCCTTCTGTTTGCTGCACTCCTCTTTTGACTTGTTTCTCACATCAGTGTCTATTTTGCATCTTGTTTGTATTGCTTTTGATCGACATCAGGCTGTTTGTTATCCACTTCAGTATCCTACAAGAATAACCATACCTATTGCATGGGTCATGGTAATGATAAGTTGGACTATGATTGCAGTCTATTCATATGGTCTGCTGTACTCAAAAGCTAATGAGGAAGGACTGGAGGAATATATAGAATCAATATATTGTATAGGACATTGCAGTCTGTTTTTCAGTAAATTATGGTCTGTTTTAGACAcgttaataacttttttctttcctTGTTCCGTCATGATTGGATTGTATGTTAGGATTTTCGTAGTTGCAAAAAAGCATGTAAGAACAATTAGTGAGGCAAACCAGCATGATAATGAGAATCTGTTTAAAACCTCTCGACGATCTGAACGAAAAGCAGCAAAAACTCTTGGTGTGGTCGTTGGTGCTTTTATCATTTGCTGGTTGCCATTTTTTATAAACTTTGTTATAGATTCTTTCATCAGCTTTTACACCCCACTTGCTCTCTTTGAAGTGTTTGTCTGGTTAGGCTACATTAACTCCACCATAAACCCCATCATATATGGCTTTTTCTACCCATGGTTTAGGAAAACACTTGCTCTCATTGTAACAAGGAGAATTTTTGAACCAAACTCATCTGATATCAATGTTTTTAGTGTTTGA